A region from the Bacteroidota bacterium genome encodes:
- a CDS encoding glycosyltransferase codes for MRLLSVAVITWNEEKNIARCLASVKGLADEVVVIDSFSTDATAQICHEAGVRFELHAFEGYIEQKNYALSRCTHDMVLALDADEALSPALYDAIMREKQQGFPADGYTMNRLTSYLGKWVKHSGWYPDRKLRLFDRTKARWGGLNPHDKVMFNREARIVHLKGDLLHYSYHRPEDHSLQIEHFSSIGAKTYFEKGRKAGRLFLWLSPVVKFLRDYVVKLGLLDGLTGWRIARRSAKATFLKYLKLRYLQKPIQPKTLIISRTDSIGDVVLTLPMCGLIKRYYPETKIIFLGKAYTKAVLRSCIHIDEIWDADALLQQPPDRQLAALKSAGANTMIHVFPRRDLATLAAKAGIAHRIGASGRWYHYLFVNHLVPLSRRSSDLHEAQLNIKLLMPLGIVDFVPQARIWPLYGFKPLVTNDDKAPFDLIQPDKINLIFHPKSKGSAREWPLEKFAELAGLLPEEKFRIFVGGTAAEGELIKPLMAQHPRLIDLTGQLDLEQYIRFIARADGLVAASTGPLHLAAALGRIAVGIYPAIRPIHPGRWRPLGPMAYALSLKESCNDCKKSATCACMSALDAQTVANQLNKLIDERNRQMARGSQP; via the coding sequence ATGCGTTTGTTGTCGGTGGCCGTCATCACCTGGAACGAGGAAAAAAACATTGCACGCTGCCTGGCATCGGTGAAAGGACTGGCCGACGAGGTGGTGGTGATTGACTCTTTTTCGACCGACGCCACGGCACAAATTTGCCATGAGGCCGGTGTGCGGTTCGAACTGCATGCATTTGAGGGATATATCGAGCAGAAGAATTATGCCCTGAGCCGGTGCACACACGATATGGTGCTGGCACTGGATGCCGATGAAGCCCTTTCGCCCGCACTCTATGACGCAATCATGCGCGAAAAACAGCAGGGTTTTCCGGCGGATGGCTATACCATGAACCGCCTCACCAGCTACCTGGGGAAATGGGTGAAGCACAGCGGATGGTATCCCGACCGCAAGCTCCGTCTGTTCGACCGCACCAAGGCGCGCTGGGGCGGCCTCAACCCGCACGACAAGGTAATGTTCAACAGGGAAGCACGAATCGTCCACCTGAAAGGCGACCTGCTGCACTATTCCTACCACCGGCCGGAAGACCACAGCCTGCAGATTGAACACTTCAGCTCGATTGGCGCCAAAACCTATTTCGAAAAAGGGCGCAAAGCCGGCAGACTCTTCCTCTGGCTTTCTCCTGTGGTAAAATTTCTGCGCGATTATGTGGTTAAGCTCGGGTTGCTCGACGGACTAACAGGCTGGCGCATTGCCCGTCGTTCGGCCAAAGCCACTTTCCTGAAATACCTGAAGCTGCGTTACCTGCAAAAGCCCATCCAGCCAAAAACCCTCATCATCTCGCGCACCGACAGCATTGGCGATGTGGTGCTCACCCTGCCAATGTGCGGCCTGATCAAAAGATATTACCCCGAAACGAAGATCATTTTTCTTGGTAAAGCCTATACCAAAGCCGTACTACGAAGTTGCATCCATATTGATGAAATCTGGGATGCCGATGCCTTGCTGCAGCAGCCTCCCGACCGGCAGCTGGCTGCGTTGAAATCGGCCGGTGCCAACACTATGATACATGTGTTTCCGCGCCGCGACCTTGCCACGCTGGCAGCAAAGGCAGGCATTGCCCACCGCATCGGCGCCAGTGGTCGCTGGTACCATTATCTCTTTGTAAACCATCTGGTACCCCTGAGCCGGCGAAGCTCCGACCTGCACGAAGCCCAGCTCAACATCAAGCTGCTGATGCCACTGGGGATTGTGGACTTTGTGCCCCAGGCCAGAATATGGCCGCTGTATGGTTTCAAACCTTTGGTAACCAATGATGATAAAGCTCCTTTCGATCTGATTCAGCCCGACAAGATCAACCTGATCTTTCACCCCAAGTCGAAAGGCAGCGCACGTGAATGGCCACTCGAAAAGTTTGCCGAATTGGCCGGATTGCTTCCTGAGGAAAAATTCCGGATTTTTGTGGGAGGCACGGCTGCCGAAGGCGAACTCATCAAACCCCTGATGGCACAGCATCCCCGGCTTATCGACCTTACCGGGCAGCTCGATCTGGAACAATATATCCGTTTTATTGCACGGGCCGACGGACTGGTTGCAGCCAGCACCGGACCACTGCATCTGGCAGCAGCCCTCGGACGTATTGCAGTAGGCATCTATCCGGCCATCCGGCCCATTCATCCCGGACGTTGGCGGCCACTGGGGCCAATGGCATATGCATTGAGCCTGAAAGAAAGTTGCAACGATTGCAAAAAATCTGCAACTTGCGCCTGCATGTCAGCACTCGATGCGCAAACTGTTGCAAATCAACTCAACAAACTCATTGATGAAAGAAACCGACAAATGGCTCGTGGTAGTCAACCCTAA
- a CDS encoding gliding motility-associated C-terminal domain-containing protein, producing the protein MNTDKLLRLCLTFIFLCLKGSIIAQQPSQISDFTITITFAQPITDTPSVIKAPLKYNKDFALILQMDDGNPAIHDLVMPYFKGQQGNPGLFYTEGIPQNIQPFKMDAVHFSFNGLGADIHNYVPGFLHWDNIINLWAGEFGIVNHGLTDPPSPDHELEVRRNASYTKRKTLSGTIPDGYDMNVYVLPNNVEAQLPIARQHNLAVYHDNINSLPNPLVVENLPEIQGIQISRWSITNNLFNQVQTIASQAGPGNHLIATFYNHGFGNVDITFDQFKTQMNQIAAAYGRNGSDRIWSASSSEVFEYLRLRELITVNTNINDNVLTLTFTGNNIPGNFRYYALTIVVEGASNIVDMQVVQPDGLSSYFFNQNKAQLNLKWNGRVIPDAGERASAAVLAAEQQTTHANALVAMDYVQMLPDGQLKETLRDRLCALPGNIPYELGFCRPPEFLGPDTAVCVGDTLRFTAPEALSYLWSNGHTGRTLTWVVEENTTIWARVTYPNNYVISDTVHITALPRPNVLIEPAQVSINPGDPTTLTASGAATYLWSTGQTTPSITVSPRKTTSYWVEGTAQNGCSSLAEALVEVVFTTIVDFLFEPVCLGDTSLLIAQIQTNDSIVSLQWDLNGDGVFGDAVNDTVRIRFATIGEKNVGLQVNTASQAVITKYNQVIVADKPQVRFSTSGQCVGLPVTFTDQSTVSIGTIAQRVWSTGDGNAFGNAEFNYQYLETGNYLVTLEVSSSYGCTDTLSRLLTIHPLPEFSLRLSDGTIVAPDSETPIKPGEQLIFSVEGVRDSLIWQGTVRTPTYAVTAAGNYYVDVYRGGCVVRRQFAVKQLGGTAPSDGMMNLFTPNGDGYNDVWVIHNYEALRPVRVAVYTRTGALVFQRNNYQNDWNGYYNGNPLPEGTYYYIIEGRDGVVIKGPLTIIR; encoded by the coding sequence ATGAATACCGATAAACTGCTCCGGCTTTGTCTTACCTTTATTTTCCTTTGCCTGAAAGGAAGCATAATTGCGCAGCAGCCTAGTCAGATCAGCGATTTTACGATCACCATCACATTCGCCCAGCCCATCACCGATACGCCATCGGTAATCAAGGCGCCTTTGAAATATAACAAAGACTTTGCCCTCATTTTGCAGATGGACGATGGCAATCCTGCCATCCACGATCTGGTCATGCCTTATTTCAAGGGGCAGCAGGGCAATCCCGGATTGTTCTACACCGAGGGCATACCCCAAAACATCCAGCCTTTCAAGATGGATGCAGTTCATTTTTCGTTCAATGGGCTGGGTGCCGACATCCACAACTACGTTCCCGGTTTTCTGCATTGGGACAATATTATCAATTTGTGGGCCGGCGAGTTTGGCATAGTCAACCACGGACTTACCGACCCCCCAAGCCCCGACCATGAGCTTGAGGTGCGCCGCAACGCCAGCTACACCAAGCGTAAGACCCTCAGCGGCACCATTCCCGACGGCTACGACATGAATGTATATGTGCTGCCCAACAATGTGGAGGCACAACTGCCCATCGCCAGGCAGCACAACCTGGCGGTGTATCACGACAACATCAACTCTTTGCCCAACCCGCTTGTGGTCGAAAACCTCCCGGAGATACAGGGCATACAGATTTCGCGCTGGAGCATCACCAACAACCTCTTCAATCAGGTGCAAACCATTGCCAGCCAGGCAGGTCCGGGCAATCACCTCATTGCCACCTTTTACAATCATGGATTCGGCAATGTGGACATCACTTTCGACCAGTTCAAGACGCAGATGAACCAGATTGCAGCGGCCTACGGCCGCAACGGTTCCGACCGCATCTGGTCGGCCTCGTCGAGCGAGGTGTTCGAGTACCTCAGGCTCAGGGAGCTCATCACGGTCAACACCAACATCAACGACAATGTGCTCACCCTCACATTCACAGGCAACAACATCCCCGGCAATTTCCGTTATTACGCCCTGACCATTGTGGTAGAGGGCGCCTCGAACATCGTGGATATGCAGGTGGTGCAGCCCGATGGGTTGTCGAGCTATTTCTTCAACCAGAACAAAGCACAGCTGAACCTGAAGTGGAATGGCCGGGTGATCCCCGATGCCGGCGAACGCGCCTCGGCTGCGGTGCTGGCTGCCGAACAGCAAACCACCCATGCCAATGCCCTGGTGGCCATGGACTATGTGCAGATGCTGCCCGACGGACAACTTAAAGAAACCCTGCGCGACCGACTTTGTGCCTTGCCGGGCAATATCCCTTATGAGCTCGGATTTTGCCGCCCGCCGGAATTCTTAGGTCCCGACACCGCAGTATGTGTGGGCGACACCTTGCGTTTTACCGCGCCTGAAGCACTCAGTTACCTTTGGAGCAACGGACATACCGGACGCACACTCACCTGGGTGGTGGAGGAAAACACCACGATCTGGGCCAGAGTAACTTACCCGAATAACTACGTCATCAGCGATACCGTTCATATAACGGCGCTGCCCCGGCCCAATGTGCTTATAGAGCCCGCACAGGTATCCATCAATCCCGGCGACCCCACCACACTAACTGCTTCGGGTGCAGCCACCTACCTCTGGTCAACCGGCCAGACCACACCCTCAATCACCGTGAGTCCGCGCAAAACAACAAGCTATTGGGTGGAAGGCACGGCCCAGAATGGTTGCAGCTCACTTGCCGAAGCCCTGGTCGAAGTGGTGTTTACCACCATTGTGGACTTTCTGTTCGAGCCGGTTTGCCTGGGCGACACCAGCCTGCTTATTGCCCAGATTCAGACCAACGACAGCATTGTGTCGTTGCAGTGGGACCTCAATGGCGACGGGGTATTTGGCGATGCAGTGAACGATACCGTGCGCATCAGGTTTGCCACCATTGGCGAAAAAAACGTCGGATTGCAGGTAAACACCGCAAGCCAGGCCGTTATCACCAAATACAACCAGGTGATTGTGGCCGACAAACCCCAGGTGCGTTTTTCCACGAGCGGGCAGTGTGTGGGATTGCCTGTGACATTTACCGATCAATCCACGGTCAGCATAGGTACCATCGCCCAGCGGGTATGGAGCACCGGCGACGGCAATGCGTTTGGCAATGCGGAATTCAACTATCAATATTTGGAGACAGGCAACTACCTGGTGACCCTGGAGGTGAGTTCTTCCTACGGTTGTACCGACACCCTTTCCCGTTTGCTGACCATACATCCGCTGCCGGAATTCAGCCTTCGGCTTTCGGACGGAACCATCGTGGCGCCAGACTCGGAAACTCCCATCAAGCCGGGAGAGCAGCTGATATTCAGTGTGGAAGGTGTGCGCGACAGCCTCATCTGGCAGGGCACGGTGCGTACCCCCACGTATGCGGTGACTGCAGCTGGAAATTATTACGTGGATGTGTACCGCGGAGGATGTGTGGTGCGCAGGCAGTTTGCGGTGAAGCAACTGGGCGGCACAGCGCCTTCCGATGGCATGATGAACCTCTTTACGCCCAATGGCGATGGATATAACGATGTGTGGGTGATCCACAACTACGAAGCATTGCGACCGGTGCGGGTGGCCGTGTACACCCGGACAGGCGCCCTGGTCTTCCAACGCAATAACTACCAGAACGACTGGAATGGTTACTACAACGGTAACCCGCTTCCTGAAGGCACATATTACTACATTATCGAAGGCCGCGATGGCGTGGTCATCAAAGGACCTTTAACCATCATCAGGTGA
- a CDS encoding PorP/SprF family type IX secretion system membrane protein: MKRIVGFLAGILLLSASARAQQQPLGSHYLVNLYSLNPVFAGQTYDRSFFMNYRRDWVGIPGSPTTIQINGHRKLVEGLHLGGSLLGDQADIFYRLRAGLSLTYRLQTGDGQYLSVGLGGNMFQSLIRIDRANVDLQDPVLRDLDRLLNTSFNVSFGLSWSYDNFFVGAGSPLVLRTREAYYTGVEGLFAYERAWDVFTGHRFDIDGYWEFSPMLLYRKTINQPSTFDFSTMFSYDQRLWLGALYRTTGLFGLSVGGRVFDRTVFHYTYEAGIGGINLGSGGSHEISIGFTSLAAPDNTGFKKNNRHDAYQRRPARQTDRQTGNQQSVRNQSRQNVRKNRSNNHGNIRIKPYQTPLQPRYAPYEKF; encoded by the coding sequence ATGAAGCGAATTGTTGGATTTCTGGCTGGCATACTTTTGCTCTCGGCTTCCGCAAGGGCGCAGCAACAACCCCTTGGCTCTCATTACCTGGTGAACCTCTATTCGCTCAACCCTGTTTTTGCCGGGCAAACCTACGACAGGTCTTTCTTTATGAACTACCGGCGCGACTGGGTAGGCATTCCGGGTAGTCCGACCACCATTCAGATCAACGGCCACCGGAAGTTGGTGGAGGGGCTGCACCTTGGCGGCTCGCTGCTGGGCGATCAGGCCGATATTTTTTACCGCCTCCGGGCAGGCCTTAGCCTGACCTACCGCCTGCAAACCGGCGATGGGCAATACCTGAGTGTTGGCCTGGGCGGCAACATGTTCCAGAGCCTCATCCGCATCGACCGTGCCAATGTGGATCTGCAAGACCCCGTGCTCCGCGACCTCGACCGGCTGCTCAACACCAGCTTCAATGTTTCGTTCGGACTGAGCTGGAGCTACGATAACTTTTTCGTTGGCGCAGGCTCGCCCCTGGTATTGCGCACGCGCGAAGCCTATTACACTGGCGTAGAAGGCCTGTTTGCCTACGAGCGCGCATGGGATGTATTTACCGGCCATCGCTTTGATATTGACGGATATTGGGAGTTCAGCCCCATGCTGCTTTACCGAAAAACCATCAACCAGCCGTCCACCTTCGACTTTTCAACCATGTTCAGCTACGACCAACGGCTGTGGCTGGGGGCGCTCTACCGCACCACAGGCCTGTTTGGGTTGAGTGTGGGTGGCCGTGTGTTCGACCGCACCGTGTTTCACTACACCTACGAGGCCGGCATCGGCGGCATCAACCTGGGTTCGGGCGGAAGCCACGAAATCAGCATCGGGTTTACATCACTTGCTGCTCCGGACAATACAGGCTTCAAAAAAAACAACCGCCACGATGCCTACCAAAGGCGTCCTGCCCGTCAAACGGACAGGCAAACCGGCAATCAACAGTCCGTCAGAAATCAAAGCCGCCAGAACGTTCGCAAAAACAGGTCGAACAACCATGGCAACATAAGGATCAAACCATACCAGACGCCCCTGCAGCCCCGCTATGCGCCATACGAAAAGTTTTGA
- a CDS encoding gliding motility-associated C-terminal domain-containing protein has translation MKQARLRHIVFVVSLAGLMFVAGHVRAFAQDGFLGPDRSICLNDSTVIEAPLAFSYLWSTGATTRFIIARPSVTTDYWVRLTNFQGQTQRDTIRVNVLPLPDVQISPATASLLPGEAVLLTASGAQSYAWTGGPNTATFFVRPHLPQNTYTVRGTGANGCSSMASASVNVIYTTVPDFEYTRTCIGDSTFFTARIQTNDTVLSVLWDLDADLQFDDAAGNTAKYLFDSPGERLVGIRVITRHSSLPHSAYFPVVVGDYPLLNFVHAPACAGAPIRFTDQSRVQVGFPEQWKWTIGQSTYTNQHPDHTFNQPGMYQVSLRVTTTSGCTDSITRQVNVLNPPNFTIQFQDGQPFQSPYTKYRFDTVRLRVAGTLDSAIWNNQVRNLNYATTLPGNYTVKGYRLGCQTQKSFVIQQSEFDYDPGFKVQNILTPNGDGHNDVWKIDILNSIRPARVTIYTRSGLKVFESTNYNNDWAGTFNGNPLPEGSYFYVIEGARGQVFKGTITLLR, from the coding sequence ATGAAGCAGGCAAGGCTACGCCATATTGTGTTTGTTGTAAGTCTGGCAGGTCTTATGTTCGTGGCCGGCCATGTCAGAGCTTTTGCGCAGGATGGTTTTCTGGGGCCTGACCGCAGCATCTGCCTCAACGACAGCACAGTCATCGAAGCTCCTCTGGCTTTCAGTTATTTATGGAGCACAGGGGCCACCACCCGTTTTATTATTGCCCGGCCTTCGGTAACGACCGATTATTGGGTAAGACTCACCAATTTTCAGGGCCAGACCCAGCGCGACACCATCAGGGTGAATGTGTTGCCATTGCCCGATGTGCAGATCAGTCCGGCCACTGCCAGCCTGTTGCCCGGCGAGGCTGTGTTGCTTACAGCCTCAGGTGCGCAATCTTATGCATGGACCGGAGGCCCCAATACCGCAACCTTTTTTGTGCGGCCACATCTGCCCCAGAATACCTATACCGTCAGAGGCACAGGCGCCAACGGTTGCTCCAGCATGGCATCGGCAAGCGTCAATGTGATCTACACCACAGTTCCTGATTTCGAATATACCCGCACCTGCATAGGCGACAGCACCTTTTTTACTGCCCGTATTCAAACCAACGACACCGTGCTGTCGGTGCTGTGGGATCTGGATGCCGACCTGCAGTTCGACGATGCTGCGGGCAATACTGCAAAATACCTCTTTGACAGTCCGGGCGAACGTCTTGTGGGTATCAGGGTGATTACCAGGCACAGCAGCCTTCCGCACTCGGCCTATTTTCCGGTGGTGGTGGGCGATTATCCCTTGCTGAACTTTGTGCATGCCCCGGCATGTGCCGGCGCGCCAATACGTTTTACCGACCAGTCGCGGGTACAGGTAGGCTTTCCCGAGCAATGGAAATGGACCATCGGACAGAGCACCTACACCAACCAGCATCCTGACCACACCTTTAACCAGCCGGGCATGTACCAGGTCAGCTTGCGGGTGACCACCACCTCAGGTTGTACCGACTCCATTACCCGGCAAGTGAATGTGCTTAACCCGCCCAACTTTACCATTCAGTTTCAGGATGGCCAGCCTTTCCAATCGCCTTACACCAAATACCGTTTCGACACCGTGCGCCTTCGCGTGGCAGGAACCCTCGACTCGGCCATATGGAACAACCAGGTCAGGAACCTCAACTATGCCACCACGCTTCCGGGCAACTATACCGTAAAAGGCTATCGCCTGGGATGCCAGACACAAAAAAGTTTTGTGATCCAGCAAAGCGAGTTCGATTACGATCCGGGCTTCAAAGTTCAGAACATTCTCACGCCCAATGGCGATGGCCACAACGACGTGTGGAAGATCGATATTTTGAACAGCATTCGGCCGGCAAGGGTGACGATATATACACGCTCGGGACTTAAAGTGTTCGAATCGACGAATTACAACAACGACTGGGCCGGCACCTTCAACGGCAACCCTTTGCCGGAGGGTTCGTATTTTTATGTGATTGAAGGCGCCCGGGGTCAGGTTTTTAAAGGAACGATAACCCTCTTGCGATGA
- a CDS encoding PorP/SprF family type IX secretion system membrane protein — MKKLLRTMMLFLLSGAFSVHGQQFPLTNHYVQNPYSLGPQFAGARSQGEFFFNYRKDWVNINPAPETMRFNTNFGVGAGLYLGAEAFLDRVDILERFKGLLSMSYKLQMTEEQYLHFGINGQIYQNSINLSRLQGDLSDPLFQNLDQLTKLNFNAGWGIMYANPWFEAGLGMPVLLRTPDAYVLHSQGNYAFEREFLFHAAGRVPLADNAFMMPMLLVRHTSNQPTGIDASVNLVFNDQVWIGGLYRNSQAFAILVGGRLVNAMQLTYSYEAGIGGYHYRSGGTHELSLGFRFGETGSTTGSSRYSTGGPPQRTKKRDNNKRYMLHEYQQMYEQKYRRD, encoded by the coding sequence ATGAAAAAGCTGCTCAGAACCATGATGTTATTTCTGTTGTCCGGGGCTTTTTCGGTGCACGGGCAACAGTTTCCGCTCACGAATCATTATGTGCAGAACCCATACAGCCTTGGGCCACAATTTGCAGGTGCGCGCAGTCAGGGCGAGTTTTTCTTCAATTATCGGAAGGACTGGGTGAACATCAATCCCGCTCCTGAAACCATGCGGTTCAACACCAATTTCGGGGTGGGCGCCGGCCTCTACCTTGGGGCTGAAGCCTTTCTCGACAGGGTGGACATCCTCGAACGGTTCAAAGGTTTGCTCAGCATGAGCTACAAGCTTCAGATGACCGAAGAACAATACCTGCATTTTGGTATCAACGGACAAATTTATCAGAACAGCATCAACCTGAGCCGCCTTCAGGGCGATCTGAGTGATCCCTTGTTTCAGAACCTCGACCAGCTGACCAAGCTCAACTTCAATGCCGGATGGGGCATCATGTACGCCAATCCATGGTTTGAAGCCGGTTTGGGTATGCCCGTATTGCTGCGCACACCTGATGCGTATGTGCTTCATAGCCAGGGCAACTATGCATTTGAACGCGAGTTTCTGTTTCATGCTGCCGGACGTGTCCCCCTGGCCGACAATGCCTTTATGATGCCCATGCTTTTGGTCAGGCACACCTCAAACCAGCCCACCGGCATCGACGCATCGGTCAATCTGGTTTTCAATGACCAGGTGTGGATAGGCGGTTTGTATCGCAACAGCCAGGCATTTGCCATTCTGGTGGGCGGCCGGCTGGTGAATGCCATGCAGCTCACCTACTCCTATGAGGCAGGCATCGGAGGTTACCATTATCGCTCAGGCGGCACCCACGAACTGAGCCTGGGATTCCGGTTTGGCGAAACAGGCAGTACCACTGGCTCGTCCAGATACTCCACAGGTGGACCGCCACAACGCACCAAAAAACGCGACAACAACAAACGCTATATGCTCCATGAATATCAGCAGATGTACGAACAAAAATACAGGAGGGACTAA